In the Clavelina lepadiformis chromosome 8, kaClaLepa1.1, whole genome shotgun sequence genome, one interval contains:
- the LOC143468812 gene encoding beta-1,3-galactosyltransferase 5-like codes for MERWRPGAALVVFTIVNVGIFFSLYDMSQRTVSSVDFKNSYQQRIYAHKENAEMSKVRASGRDCLPLKNKTSFLIQPWRLASKYCENSKCVKNKKVNWTMVFFVKSAGPNQVRRELLRRTWASLSYVEGGRFETVFVIGKTNVPKYVSLLNEEHKRYGDLLQFNDFDDYEHIGLKTLAGMQWAADNLPVNYLYSSVDDDFMVNLGKLQESVEENLRNMIELSLPMFPIICGFTRGANEKPIRQEGYKWTVALDVYKWPDYPPYCHGGLYTTSVAVVEDLFHASRTEKTFHLDDVWITGVLRHKIGMPDTMLVKAKDGTGLHYSGYRGKQKDGVRNFMKEEWEDCIKLFNTTKILCTCLK; via the exons ATGGAAAGATGGCGACCAGGAGCCGCCCTTGTGGTCTTCACTATAGTCAACGTgggaatttttttttctttgtatgaCATGTCACAGAGAACTGTTTCGAG CGTGGACTTCAAAAATTCCTATCAACAACGCATCTATGCTCACAAGGAAAATGCCGAGATGTCAAAAGTTAGAGCAAGTGGTCGAGACTGTCTGCCGTTGAAAAATAAGACTTCGTTTTTAATCCAGCCTTGGAGATTGGCTTCAAAATATTGCGAGAATAGCAAATGCgtcaaaaacaaaa AAGTAAATTGGACAATGGTCTTCTTCGTAAAATCGGCGGGTCCTAACCAAGTCCGAAGGGAACTGCTGAGAAGAACTTGGGCATCGTTGAGTTACGTCGAAGGAGGACGCtttgaaactgtttttgtcATTGGAAAAACAAATGTACCAAAATATGTCAGCTTGCTGAATGAAGAACATAAGAGATATGGTGACTTGCTACAGTTCAATGATTTTGACGACTACGA ACACATCGGGCTGAAGACTTTAGCCGGTATGCAATGGGCTGCTGACAATTTACCGGTCAACTATCTCTACTCCAGTGTGGATGACGATTTTATGGTAAATCTCGGTAAACTTCAAGAAAGCGTGGAGGAAAACCTACGGAATATGATAGAACTTTCGCTGCCCATGTTTCCAATAATTTGTGGCTTTACAAGAGGCGCAAATGAAAAACCTATCCGCCAGGAAGGATATAAGTGGACCGTCGCACTGGACGTGTACAAGTGGCCGGATTATCCTCCATATTGCCACGGCGGTTTATACACGACAAGCGTAGCAGTGGTGGAAGATCTTTTTCACGCATCCAGGACGGAGAAAACATTTCACTTAGACGATGTTTGGATAACCGGCGTTCTTCGACATAAGATCGGTATGCCAGATACGATGCTTGTTAAGGCAAAAGATGGCACTGGACTACATTACTCTGGTTATCGAGGAAAACAAAAAGACGGCGTTCGAAACTTTATGAAAGAAGAATGGGAAGActgtataaaattatttaacacCACGAAAATTCTATGCACTTGTTTAAAATAG
- the LOC143468810 gene encoding beta-1,3-galactosyltransferase 5-like yields MERWHLSLTLLVFTMLNAGIFVTMYQASNVSIARFGSIANHQRSLVYNYLPKEIKTTAGTTDGDKACQTLKNKTSFLIQPWRLASKYCEKAACLKDKKVNWTMVFFVKSAAPNQVRRELLRRTWASLSYVEGGRFETVFLIGKTDIPKYVSLLQEESERYGDLLQFNDFDDYEHIGLKTLAGMQWASDNLPSDFLYSSVDDDFMVNLGKLQKRVDESINDVNDFQLPMFPIICGFKKGINEKPVRQQGRKWSVSLDTYIWPDYPQYCHGGLYTTSIEVVKKLFNISRKERTFHLDDVWITGILRNKLGMADSMLVKSEYETGIHYSGYHGKARPSVRDFMKEEWENIFKLFNTTKTFCKCLK; encoded by the exons ATGGAACGATGGCATCTTAGCTTAACTCTGTTGGTCTTTACGATGCTGAACGCAGGAATTTTTGTAACTATGTATCAAGCTTCTAATGTTTCTATCGCCAG ATTCGGCTCAATTGCTAATCACCAACGCTCACTTGTTTATAACTATTTACCCAaggaaattaaaacaacagcAGGTACAACGGACGGAGACAAAGCATGTCAAACTTTGAAGAACAAGACGTCGTTTCTAATCCAACCATGGAGATTAGCTTCAAAATATTGCGAAAAGGCTGCGTGTCTTAAAGATAAAA AAGTAAATTGGACAATGGTCTTCTTCGTAAAATCTGCGGCTCCTAACCAAGTCCGAAGGGAACTGCTGAGAAGAACTTGGGCATCGTTGAGTTACGTCGAAGGAGGACGCTTTGAAACTGTATTTCTCATTGGCAAAACAGATATACCAAAATATGTGAGTCTACTACAGGAAGAAAGCGAAAGATATGGTGACTTGCTGCAGTTCAATGATTTTGACGACTACGA ACACATTGGCCTAAAAACATTAGCCGGAATGCAGTGGGCTTCTGACAATCTACCATCGGACTTTCTTTACTCTAGTGTGGATGACGACTTCATGGTTAATCTTGGCAAGCTTCAGAAGAGAGTGGACGAAAGTATCAATGATGTAAATGACTTTCAGCTGCCCATGTTTCCTATCATATGCGGATTTAAGAAGGGTATAAACGAAAAACCCGTTCGACAGCAGGGTAGAAAATGGTCTGTTTCCCTCGACACCTACATATGGCCTGACTATCCGCAATACTGTCACGGGGGGCTGTACACAACCAGCATCGAAGTTGTGAAAAAACTATTtaatatttcaagaaaagaGAGAACTTTTCACTTAGATGACGTTTGGATAACCGGCATCCTACGAAATAAACTCGGCATGGCGGATTCAATGCTTGTTAAATCCGAATATGAGACTGGTATACATTACTCCGGTTATCACGGAAAAGCGCGCCCCAGTGTTCGAGATTTCATGAAAGAAgaatgggaaaatattttcaaattatttaacACTACTAAAACTTTCtgtaaatgtttgaaataa
- the LOC143469560 gene encoding uncharacterized protein LOC143469560, translating into MKVIMAGYSKTGTKSMFTALKRLGYNVYDFMEHFQYLEKDWEKIFAGNGTTDDFRRMYENVDAVTDLPTAYFWEELHKAFPNAKIILTMRESEDRWIESMIKQMKVLQHPLALMFYLSPTYHRMLRFMDNCGIVALGQVWSKACRPIWPHEINKMVMTMSYRRHNDYILKNAPKDKLLVFSVKQGWAPLCDFLGVEIPSEPFPHENIGGKKVVELEETHETFKRVNREVRASLLLLGLLGGCSCYFALRGKITQFWS; encoded by the exons ATGAAGGTTATAATGGCTGGGTATTCGAAAACCGGCACAAAGTCGATGTTCACTGCCCTCAAAAGATTGGGATATAATGTTTACGATTTTATGGAACATTTCCAATACTTGGAAAAAGATTGGGAAAAGATATTTGCCGGAAACGGAACTACAGATGATTTTCGTCGAATGTACGAAAATGTAGACGCAGTCACCGACTTGCCAACTGCTTATTTTTGGGAAGAACTGCATAAAGCGTTTCCAAATGCGAAG ATTATCTTAACAATGCGAGAAAGTGAAGATCGATGGATTGAGAGCATGATAAAGCAGATGAAAGTACTGCAACATCCTCTTGCATTGATGTTTTATCTCTCACCAACTTATCATAGAATGTTACGTTTCATGGACAACTGCG GAATAGTAGCTCTCGGGCAAGTCTGGAGCAAAGCGTGTCGACCGATTTGGCCGCACGAAATTAACAAAATGGTGATGACAATGTCCTACCGTCGTCACAACGATTACATCCTGAAG AATGCTCCGAAAGACAAGTTGTTGGTGTTCAGTGTCAAGCAAGGCTGGGCGCCACTGTGTGATTTTCTCGGTGTCGAGATTCCTTCCGAGCCGTTCCCGCACGAGAACATTGGCGGCAAGAAAGTTGTTGAACTAGAAGAAACGCATGAAACTTTTAAACGGGTCAACCGTGAGGTCAGGGCGTCTCTACTGCTGCTTGGTTTGTTGGGAGGGTGCAGCTGCTATTTTGCCTTACGTGGCAAGATAACACAATTCTGGTCTTGA
- the LOC143469428 gene encoding aminopeptidase N-like: MSKDDSTKGKIVLSKRAAFAIGVLVILVIVAVGLLAGLLGKPAPEKCTVVSDTTAPNPSKSTTPNTPAETSGSPDQPWANIRLPSSLIPYHYTVDLQPDLKPDDEGLHWFNGNSTAYFSVAQSTNFIVIHSFKLNYTSVSAANTEGLAVSIVTYWTYDPNEYLVVEVDKPLSVGENYTLSTVFLGPLANDLRGLYLSRYAGTDRKEIPIAVSQMQPTDARKSFPCFDEPGLKATFSISLWHEPPYYALSNMPALSTDLVYGSWYRTRFETTFPMSTYLLGFVVCDFNYTEAYTSSEPKIQTRIYARPESVSLGNVDYARNATPYILDYYAEYFNVSYPLPKSDQMAIPDFALGGMENWGLVMYRETALLFDPDINSIRNKQRVLAVIAHELSHQWFGNLISPLWWDEVWLNEGFASYVEYLGQDKVDPEFRVMDQYILLDMHTAFTVDALVTSRPIVAENVNTPSDINALFDDISYEKAGCIIRMINRMTGEVAFRLGLKQYLEEYAYGSVTHELLFKYWEKAVEEIGGPGNPPGGFAEAMNTWVLQMGYPVINVRQDPDNPKNMKLSQERFLLDPEADITKPDSPYGYEWVVPFWFTNELGENLQWILGGGEITVNMGGDYIIGNSGAFGYYRVNYDSNIWGRITNVLNTDYEKINVKNRAQLIDDAFNLARAKRLDYETALDLTPFLRNDLDYITWESALEALSYFDDMLGRSKAYGVYSDYLLYLIQPLYDNVTWTDTGNYLHKYQRVNAISTACSYGNEDCISKAASQFQLFRTAAEINPISSNLRSTVYCSGISNGDSNDWDFLWQKYLNESNSQEKAALEYGLTCVRTPWIIQRLLEFTINDDYVKKQDATGIFQDLCRNEYARDQTWDFIRKEWDFIFQTYGIGLSSFNGLIESCTSHFSTEFELAELKAFKENNLEILGSGLTAVNQALERTNTNIKWKADNEDVIFKWLTETVTNV, translated from the exons ATGTCAAAAGACGACTCCACTAAAGGCAAAATTGTTCTAAGCAAAAGGGCAGCCTTTGCCATAGGCGTCTTGGTTATACTAGTCATAG TTGCCGTGGGTTTGCTGGCCGGTCTACTCGGTAAACCTGCTCCTGAAAAGTGTACGGTGGTGTCTGATACAACAGCTCCAAACCCCAGTAAATCTACGACTCCTAATACTCCGGCCGAAACATCGGGTTCTCCTGACCAACCTTGGGCTAACATCCGTCTTCCATCGTCACTTATACCGTATCATTATACGGTTGATCTGCAACCTGATCTCAAACCGGACGACGAAGGACTTCACTGGTTTAATGGCAACAGCACCGCTTATTTCAGTGTGGCTCAGAGCACCAACTTTATCGTCATTCACAGTTTCAAGCTAAACTATACCAGTGTGTCAGCTGCCAACACTGAG GGTCTGGCTGTCAGCATTGTGACTTACTGGACTTACGATCCCAATGAGTATTTGGTGGTTGAAGTGGACAAACCATTGTCTGTTGGAGAAAATTACACTCTGAGCACAGTCTTTTTGGGACCACTTGCCAATGACTTGAGAGGATTATACTTAAGCAGATACGCCGGTACCGACAGAAAAGAAAT ACCAATTGCGGTGTCACAGATGCAGCCCACGGACGCCCGAAAGTCCTTTCCCTGTTTTGACGAACCCGGTTTAAAAGCAACATTTTCTATTTCATTATGGCATGAACCACCGTATTACGCCCTTTCGAATATGCCTGCTTTATCTACAGAT CTGGTTTACGGAAGCTGGTATAGAACAAGATTTGAAACCACTTTTCCCATGAGTACCTATCTTTTGGGATTTGTTGTTTGCGATTTCAATTACACTGAAGCCTATACATCCTCTGAGCCCAAGATACAG ACTCGTATTTATGCCCGTCCCGAGTCGGTCTCTTTGGGAAACGTGGACTACGCGCGCAATGCTACTCCTTACATTCTAGACTATTACGCCGAGTATTTTAACGTCTCTTATCCTTTGCCAAAATCAG ATCAAATGGCCATTCCTGACTTTGCTCTCGGTGGTATGGAGAACTGGGGTTTGGTGATGTATCGCGAGACTGCTCTGCTCTTCGACCCTGATATCAATTCTATTCGGAACAAACAAAGAGTGCTTGCAGTAATTGCCCACGAGCTAAGCCACCAG TGGTTCGGAAACTTGATTAGTCCACTTTGGTGGGACGAAGTTTGGTTGAATGAAGGGTTTGCTTCATACGTAGAGTATCTTGGCCAAGACAAAGTTGATCCGGAATTTAGAGTG ATGGACCAATATATATTGCTGGACATGCACACAGCATTTACAGTGGACGCTTTGGTTACTTCGAGACCGATTGTAGCCGAAAACGTAAACACTCCTTCCGATATCAACGCTTTGTTTGATGACATTAGCTACGAAAAGGCGGGTTGTATAATTCGAATGATAAACCGTATGACCGGAGAAGTAGCTTTTAGACTTGGGCTTAAG CAATACTTGGAAGAGTATGCCTATGGTTCTGTAACCCACGAATTGCTGTTTAAATATTGGGAAAAG GCAGTGGAGGAAATTGGTGGGCCCGGGAATCCACCTGGTGGATTTGCAGAAGCTATGAATACCTGGGTGCTGCAAATGGGTTACCCGGTGATCAACGTTAGACAAGACCCTGACAATCctaaaaacatgaaattaagCCAGGAACGTTTCCTACTGGACCCAGAAGCAGACATTACTAAGCCTGACAGTCCTTATGG ATATGAATGGGTTGTGCCTTTCTGGTTTACTAACGAACTTGGAGAGAATCTGCAGTGGATTCTTGGTGGCGgcg AAATTACTGTTAACATGGGCGGAGATTACATTATTGGAAACTCAGGAGCATTTGGATATTACAGAGTTAATTACGATTCCAATATCTGGGGTCGGATAACTAATGTCTTAAACACGGACTATGag aaaattaaTGTTAAAAATAGAGCCCAGCTGATTGATGACGCATTTAATTTGGCCAG AGCAAAGAGGCTTGACTACGAGACGGCATTAGATTTGACGCCCTTCCTACGAAACGACTTGGACTACATAACCTGGGAAAGTGCTTTAGAAGCTTTGTCGTATTTTGACGACATGTTGGGTCGTTCAAAAGCTTATGGCGTTTATTCA GACTATCTGCTGTACCTGATCCAGCCGTTGTATGACAACGTAACTTGGACAGATACCGGCAACTATTTACACAA ATACCAACGCGTAAACGCCATATCCACTGCGTGCAGTTACGGCAACGAAGACTGTATTTCCAAGGCAGCGTCCCAATTCCAACTGTTCAGAACTGCTGCTGAAATAAACCC GATTTCATCCAACCTACGCAGCACCGTGTATTGCTCGGGAATTTCCAACGGCGATTCAAACGATTGGGACTTTTTGTGGCAAAAATACTTGAACGAAAGTAACTCGCAGGAGAAAGCAGCTCTTGAGTATGGGCTCACTTGCGTGAGAACCCCATGGATAATCCAACG TTTGTTGGAATTCACCATTAATGACGATTACGTTAAGAAGCAAGACGCTACCGGAATATTTCAGGATCTTTGTCGAAATGAATACGCGCGTGATCAAACTTGGGACTTTATAAGAAAAGAATGGGACTTTATCTTTCAAAC ATATGGAATTGGTCTGTCCTCCTTCAATGGATTAATTGAAAGTTGTACGTCACATTTCTCAACTGAATTTGAGCTCGCGGAG CTTAAAGCTTTCAAAGAAAATAACTTGGAAATACTCGGCTCTGGACTTACTGCGGTCAACCAAGCTCTGGAGAGAACAAACACAAACATCAAATGGAAGGCTGATAACGAAGATGTCATCTTCAAGTGGTTGACTGAAACTGTGACAAACGTTTGA
- the LOC143469561 gene encoding uncharacterized protein LOC143469561: MKVIVAGLSKTGTKSMADALRMLGYSVYDYMENYEYLHKDWEKIFAGDGTTDDFRRMYKDVDAITDTPAAYFWDEIHKAFPDAKIILTMRDNEERWFKSLKVQGDQVRDALNPLWYLSPTYQSFRSYTNNNGLAAYGTPWYETM; encoded by the exons ATGAAAGTAATAGTAGCAGGATTGTCCAAAACTGGTACAAAATCTATGGCCGATGCTCTGCGAATGCTAGGCTACAGCGTGTACGATTACATGGAAAATTATGAATACTTGCATAAGGACTGGGAAAAGATATTTGCCGGAGATGGAACCACGGATGATTTTCGTCGAATGTACAAAGACGTTGATGCGATTACTGACACACCGGCAGCATATTTCTGGGATGAAATTCACAAAGCATTTCCAGATGCTAAG ATTATTCTCACAATGAGAGACAATGAAGAGCGTTGGTTTAAAAGCTTGAAGGTTCAGGGAGACCAAGTCCGCGATGCGTTGAATCCACTTTGGTATTTGTCACCAACCTATCAGAGCTTTCGTTCATACACAAATAACAACG GTTTAGCTGCATATGGAACACCATGGTACGAAACTATGTAG